CAGGAGGACACCTGCCGGATAGTGTCGAAAGATGCGGCCCTCAAGGAGCTCTCCCCAGCCAAGTTCGTATTCACGGACATTACGTACGGATTGAAGAACAATCAGCGATCGATAGTGGTTCGGCACCCGGATGGCACACTACAGGAGGCACCTTACGAGATGCGAAAACGATTGAACCAGATCTACTTTCCACTGAACGGTCGATCCATCCACACACCGCCCATGTTCCAGGATCCATACCTTCAGCAGCTGCTCGAGTCGGGTCGGTATGAGTTCGTGCTGGACCGGGCCTGCGTCCAGTACGAACCGTACGAGCAGGAGTACCACCATCTGACGGCTCGCGTGTACCATCACGTGAACGAAAGCCGAGCCTTCGATGCGCTCCGTTCCACCCGCCACTTTGGTCCGTTCGTGTTTTTCCTGGCCTGGCATAAGCTCATCGACGATTTGCTGCTCGACATGCTCAAGAAGGACTATTTGCGGAACGGTGTTGAGCTGATTGCTCTCCTTTCGACGTTGCATGGCAACGAACAGCAGCTTTCGGTGGACGCTGAGGTGAAGGCGCTTGTCCTGGAGCCGGAGATGCCTGCTTTGTTCGAGACGCAGGAAAAGTCCATCGAGCAGCTGGAACAGGACCAACAGTTCCTCGCCGTCATTGAGCGGTACGTGAGTGCATACGGTACGAAGAAGGTGCAGCTAAATCTCGCGATCCAAGCCTACCGTGAACTGGCGAACGATAAGCTTGAGCTGGCACGTGGCATCAAGCGAATGCACGGTGAAAGTTGAAAATACGGGCGGAACGAAGGCGGAAACGAAATGTAGTAAATAGGTAAACGcataatgtgtgtgtatcgccATTTGAAGCCAAATGTTTCTATTCTCCTGCAATAATATCACACTGCTGCCGCGTTCCGTTCCTTATATctcacaccggcaccggtccggAGCAGTTGAACCCGGGTGCTAAAATTTCACAGACAATCTGTGCGCAAAACTCCAGTATTTCAGTGTCTACCTCCGGTCTACGATTAGATATTTTTTGCTTAGCTGTTTGGTAATTTTCCTCTACCGGCCTCAAGAAAAACCTCCAAATCTCTCTTAACTCCaaaattgcaacaaaaacaaacagaaaaacaaaaaaggaaaatcgagCAACTTGAAAGCCATTCGAGCAGTTTCAGCAAAGTTTCGACTCTGGAATTCGAGTGTATACACGCGAGCAATTTGACAGTTGAGCAGATTGAATATCGAGCAAAACTGCACAAGGCCGCGCCACATGAAGCGTAAACTCGCAttgggctacaaccctggacGGTATCGTTCGTCGACGGTGTTTTGGTGGAGAATAtcatttttcccgttttttggcCCTTTTTCTActgtttctccttcttcttccgccgCTTCGAGTTCAGGAATCGCTGTAAAAAAGTGGGAAATGCTTAagttttttgaacaatttcgtGATGAAGATTAAAGTAATTCGGGCAAGTCGCTGACGCTTAATGTGGTACGGCCTTATCGGTTTGCCCAAAAGTTTACCCGGTTTGTGaagtttttgtgaaaaaactgcaaaatttatagAAAAAACCACGGGACACGGAATTTTCCCCGATGATTCGGTTATCGGAACGCGTGGGGGTGCTGGCTCCGTGAAGTACGTGTGTGGAAAAGGGTGGCGAGAACGTCAGCGAAATCGGAAACTCGTTgatcccgcagcagcagccgccctCCCACCAACCCCCCGAAACGCacaagacaacgacgacgtcgacgacggcaccgacggcgacgacgacgacgacgtcgaagaCGAAAGGGGGCTGGAAGAAGAGGGGCGTGACGAGTGTAGCAACGTTAAAAGGCCGGACCATTCTCCCCACCGGGAGGATTCGCCGCCGAAAGGGGCTACTAGAAGCGGCCACAGTGAAcctcggcggtggcggcggtggcagcgacggcgacagcgaaAATGGAGGctgaagtgcagcagcagcaaccgcaggaTGTttacatccaccaccaccacccgacgACGGCCATCATCGATGATCGGCAGGAGTGCGAAGTGTGTCTTACGTATCGTGTGGGCGACATCCTGCTGGACATCTTTGAGCCCCGGGAGGACTCCGACAAGGAGACGACGTACCTTGTGTGGAAACATGTCGGTCTCCAGTTTACGCAGTGCGCCCGGAAGCAGTTCATTTGCTACGACTGCTGGAAGGCGCTCCAGGAGTTTAACCGTTTCTACATGATGGTGCAGGACGTGCACACGAAACGGGCCGAACAGCTGGCGACGATGAAGCAGGAACCGGTGGAAGAATCACcggaggaacagcagcagattcaACACCACTATCAGCAACCCTTGTCTGCGGAACCCGTAGAGAATGGTGTGAACGGGAGCGAATATGTAGCGCACTGTGCTTCCGGAGCACCCGTTGCCATGGCAGAATGctatgcaccaccaccgtcttcaTCGTTGGCGACCGCTGGTCTAAGTGAGCCACAGAACGGTGTGAAGGAAGAGTTTTGCCAGCCCAGGGCCGGAGGATCAAGTGAGCTGCTACTGAACAACGGTATCATGGCAACGGGTGACGAGATGCAGgcaggccgtgctgctggtagtgctggtATGGTGGAACTACCGGAAGGTAGTGGACTGGTGCAGCGagccggtcccggtggtgtACCCGGTACACCGAGCCGGAAGCGCAAGAACCAAGATATGGACGACGAGATACTGGACTTTTACAAGCAGCTCGTGTGCGACGTATGCGACGATCGCACCGAGTACGGTACGATGAAGGAGCTGAACCAACACATGAGGCTAGCCCACGGTGAAGATTCGGGTCGTGTCGGGTGTCCGCAGTGTGGCAAACAGTTCCGTACGAGGGTGAAACTGCTCGAGCACAAGCAGATGcacgatcatcatccggcGACACCGACGGTTGGCGGTGAGACGGACGCCGAGAAGCTGCAGTCGGCTCAAATGGACCAGGAGATACTGGAGTTCTATAAGCGTAtcgtgtgtgatgtgtgtgatggtggggCCGGGAACGGCGGCTCCTCGACACCCTGTACACTGTATAGCACAGTGAGGGAGCTGAACCACCATATGCGATTAGTGCATGGACAGCAGGCCGGTACGGTCAAGTGTCCGCTGTGCGAGAAGAAAATCCGAACCCGCCCGAAGCTGCTCGAGCACAAGCGGATGCACCTGCCCGGTACGTTCGTCACCGAGGACGATCCATCCGGGGCGAATCGACCGCTCGATTTCGGTagcgctggtagtggtggtggtggcggtggtgttggtggtggaggtggtggtggaggcggtaGTGGTGCTGAGCTATCCGAGGAGCAGTCGTTCGATATGGAAATATTCGATTTCTACAAACCGATCGTCTGCGAAATCTGCGATTCGGAGCGGCTGATGGTCAgcggtgagggtggtggtggtggtacggtggaTGCGGAGTACCGTACGTTAAGGCAGCTGAATCAACATATGCGCACGTCGCACGGCCAAGAGTCAGGCACGATCAAGTGTAAGCTCTGCTCGAAGAAGTTCCGGACTCGTGTCAAACTGATCGAGCACAAGGAGATGCACCAGAACCCGGACCGGTTTCGGTGTACCGTGTGCCAGGAGGTGCACCAGAACCTCGAGGAGCACATGCAGAACAAGCACCAGGATTGGGCGTTCTCGTGCGAGGAATGCGGTAAACGGTTTCCCTTCAAAAGCCGCCTCACGGCCCACATGGGCAAGGTGCATCAGAAGAAGGACATCATTTGCGAAGAGTGCAACAAACCGTAAGTAACTACGCTGTAAAAGACGTATTGATGGGTTGATGGCACTAACAGATGTGGCTTTTCTTTGCAGGTTCACCAAGCTAACGATCGAGAAGCATAAGCGGGCCGTGCACGGTGCGATCCTGATGTGCGAGAACTGTCCGAAAACCTTCAAAACACGCGCCTCTCTCGAACGCCACATGGAGGGCCacaatggtgctggtgatcagctgctgcagcaacagcaacaggagcaacatcagcaacagcaacagcaacagcagcagcaccagcatcagcagcagcatccgcagcaacagcaatcgcaaccacagcagcaaggATCGACTACTCCTATGGTGGTAGCAGCGTCTGCGGGCACCGTTTCCGTAGCCGGTACGGTTAGCTGTACACTGTGCAACTCGGTTCTTAAGGACGAGTACAATCTGAAGACCCACATGAAGCGGATCCACGCCGAGCAAACACCCTCGACGTGCAAAACGTGCGGTAAAACGTTCAAATCGAAGCACAGCCTCTACACGCACATCTCGAACGTTTGTACCACACGCCAGTTTCCCTGCACGATCTGTGCGAAACAGTTCAAGAAGCGGACAAAGCTGAAACAACACATGACCGCTGCCCATGGCCGGAGCGCCGATTAGAATAACcatttcccccccttccccaccactccttcctttcgttctcCAAACGCTGTCGAATGAGGAAGGCGTGTTAGGATTAGGATTAGGCCGAAAGCGCAGGATAAAAGGAGAGCAGAGCGAAGCAAGCAAAATTACATCTTACTATAAGTGGACTCTAGATGTGTAGGCGCGTTTACGTGTGATGCCGGCCCGGCGGGAAGTGGGTGGAGGTTTCGCTTccaaccgatgacgacgacgacgacggcacgaaTCTCTCGCCGAGCATTTGGATGCGCACCCGGCCCTTAGCCGAGGGGGCAACACGAAATtcaagaaataaaatatttattttagcTGCTTATCCGACGCCTGGTGCTCGTGTGTCGGACTTAGTTTCGTCCCGTACAACAAAATGCATACAAGGTGGTGGGTTAATGTTTAACCGACCAGTTTTTATGGCACACCCAGAACACTGGCCGGTTAGCGGTCGGTTAAACATAAACCGACCACCATGTGCATATACGGGCGGTATGCAGCGTGGTTACCTGGGCTAGAACAAGGTTTTGTTTACAAAAGTGCGAATTCAGAATATCTCAGTCGTAAACCGTGTTCCgttttaattttgagaaaTCAGGGAATATGTGAGTGTTTAAGACCTCTATAATTTAGCAGATGGTTCTTCAGAAGTGTCTCATAAGTAAGTATTCGGTGTACCACCGGCAAGCGGGGGTAAACTAAAGATGAATGAACGTAACCATCGCATAATCACgatgaaaaccaaaccaagctCTGGACTAACAACCTAGTTGTGTTTCACTCCTTCAACCAATTGGATTGATGGAAATATCCTTTTCCgcttattttattttagagTAACAGCTGTAACGGACAATCTTTTGATAAATTGTAGTTTAATAACATATACAGCAGGCCGTGTTCCTAATTATGATGGCATTGATCAAAGAGGAGTTGCTCATTCAAGACGGTGTAGATTGTAAGATCCAGAAACTAGAGATTCCGGTGACGACCGAAACACCGCCGCCGGTTTGTAGCGTTTGCCTCGCGGAGCATAAATCAGCGATGCACGATGCGACCGGGACGGATCTGGAGTGCGTAGTTAGGCAGCATTTACGGCTGGAAGGAACAGAGTTTAAACTCACTATCATATGCCAACGATGTCGTGGTACGCTTGAGGCATTTCATGAGTTTTACCTCATGGTTACCGAAGCCCATCGGAACCTGCTGACGAAACTGGAGATATCTAAGGAGGAACCGAAGAGCATCATTGTTATCGGTACACCGGAGCCTGATGAAGATAATGCGTTACTCTCGACCGAATTCATTGCCATCAAGCAAGGACTTGGACGGGAGGAGGACAAAGATTTGGAGCTCCTTTCGGAGGAAGAATGGCCAGTAGAACCCTCAggtaatgctgctgccacggttaagaagaaaaaagacgTAAAGAAGCATGTGACGGGCAGCGAAAGAAGGAGTGTCCGTAACCGGCAACCTCTGGCTGGTACTACGATAGACAAGACGACCATCGATCAAGAGTTGCTGGAGTTCTACAAGCGGCTAGTGTGCGAAATATGTGATCTCGACGGTATGGCCATCGGAGAGGCACCGATCGAGTATGCGACTTTGAAGGAGTTAAACCGGCACATGCGTCGGACCCACGGACATGGCGAGGGCAGTGTAAAGTGTCCACTTTGCGAGAAAAAGTTCCGAACGAGGGCGAAGCTACTGGCACACAAGGACATGCACCTTAATCCGGACCAGTATCGGTGCAAGCTGTGCTCCGAGGTGCACCAGAACATCGAGGAGCATATGCAGAACAAGCACCAGGAGCGCACATTCTGCTGCGACACGTGTGGCAAACGGTTTCCATTCCAAACACGTCTCAACGCGCACGTCCGCAAGATGCACACCGTGAAGGACATCATCTGTGAACAGTGCAACAAGGCGTAAGTTTGGGATCGGGGTGGAATCTTTGGAACATTCCCTTTATTACAATTCTTTTCAAATCTCTCGCAGCTTCAGCAAATACACCATCGAAGACCACAAACGCTCCGTGCACGGTACCGGGTTTATTTGTGAGCATTGTCCACGCAGCTTCAAAAGCCGGTTCCAGCTGGAAAACCACATGGAAGAGCATAGGGTTGATGAGAGTGGGGTGCGGCCAGCGAAGGCTACCTGCACTATCTGTGGTATTGTGGTGCGGAACAAGTACAATCTAACTACGCATATGAAGCGGATGCACACGGAACAAAAACCGGCCCGTTGTGAATCGTGCGGAAAGGTGTTCAAATCGAAGCACAACCTTGACGCACATCGTGCGAACGTGTGCACGGATCGCAACTTCCCATGTACGATCTGTAATAAGCGATTCAAGAAGAAGATCAAGCTAAAGGAACACATGACTACGCACACGCGTAGTGCCCTTTACCAGTGCCCTTACTGTCCGCTGACGTTCAGCTTCGAAACGCAGCTGTACACCCATCGCAAGCAGGCACATTACGCGGAGTGGCTCGAGCTACAGCGCAAGCGGAAGGAAGGTGAACGTTTCCGTGTGAAACGTATAACCGACTAAACGGTAATTGGATTTAGGATAAATTGTACAGACAAATAAATGTGGGATATAAAATTCAAAAACTGAGCACCGAACCCTTGAGGGCAGCCCTTTCAAGTGTGTCTTAGCTAAGACGGAAACATTCACCCATCGTAGTACTCTACGATTCGTTCTTCGCTGACTATTTAAGAAACAAGTGGCTACTGAGGAAAGTTTTTCTTAATTGAACTTAATTGTGCTCATCTTTCTCAAGTATTTTAAGATAAGAATATAATTTTGGCCCGCACTGTGACCATAACTTCTTAATGACATTTCGTGCTTTGTTTGGATTTTAGTGAGCGATAAGAGCTTCCGAAAACGCGATGGTAACGGTTTGCGAAGTGTGCTACTCCTCCTCGACTGAACAAACTTATCTCGATATTCTGAGCGAAGAACAGGGTGGCCGGAATGTGGTGAAGCTGCTATCACTACATCTGCACTTTGTGGtaaagaaacgaaaccgatCCTAACGGGCTTCTTTTGTGATTACACTCTCGTTCTATAATTCCAGCAACTGGATGCGATCGATAGGCCGCAAATCTGCATCACCTGTTGGAATTCGGTGGAGAGCTTTCATCAATTTTATTGCACTATTGAGGACCTCCATCGATCGGTACCGGATAGTGAATCCGAAAGTGAAACCCATGATGCGCCGGATATCGTTAATTGTGAGCGAATCCGTAATCAAAGGCTTCAAATAACGAACAGGACattgctggagctggaagcgGCACAGCAAGAAACGGATGGAGATGTAGCAAAAACGTACCGCGCTGATGTTTCCAGCGAGGCATTCAGCTTCAGTGAGGAGGAACTAGAGTATTCCGATGGAAACGAGGAGACGGTGATGAATCAATGTTCACAATCCCAAGGCGATACTGAAAAGGACACTGCCATCAACAATCAAACGCTGATCGAATTCTTTGGACCACTGTTTTGTAAATCATGTGATGACGAGGTGGCAAGTGCAGGAGCGGAGCAGTATGGTACATTTAGCGAGCTAAAGCGGCACACTTTGGAGGTACACGGGAAAAAGAGGATCTCATTGCAGTGTCCACTGTGTTCGAAAACGTATAGTGTCCGCTCGAAAGTGCTGCAACATATCGATATGCACCGGAATCCGGAACAGTATCGTTGCACCATCTGCTCCGAGGTGCACCAGGAACTTGAGGCACACATCAACGATAAGCACCGGTGGAAAAAGTACGCGTGTAAAATGTGCCGGAAATCCTTTTCATCATTGCACCGCCTACTGCGCCATAAAATAACCGCTCATGCCCCCAAAAATGTGGTCTGCACCGTCTGCCAAAGGGCGTAAGTAGTTATCGTTTCGGGGACCCATCCGTTTACTAATGTCTGACTGTTTTTAGGTACTCCAAATACAGCTTCAAACATCATATGCGCACCGTCCATGGAAAACTGGAGCTGGTGTGTGAGCATTGCGGTAAGATTTACCGGACGGTCGGATTACTGAACAAGCACAGAGCGCTGCATGAAAAGAAGGAGAGCCCTGCGAAGGTGATTGACTGTACGGTGTGCCGGCAAAAAATCCGTCTATCGTACCTCAATCGGCACATGGAAGTAATGCACTCGGACAGTCCGCCCGTCACGTGCAGTACTTGTGGTAATTCGTTTCGGAATAAACGTAGCCTAAGCCACCATCGCACTCGGTGCTGCAATGGGAATGCTTTTCGCTGTGCTGTTTGTAACACGAACTTTAAAACCCTCACTAAGCTCAATGAGCACAGGGTAACGCACGTCGAACGAGCTCACTGCATGTGTCCTATTTGTTTAAGTAAGTTCGATAGCCTATCGCTGCTGCTAGCGCATCAGAAGCTGGTGCACCGATGCCTGAATAGCAAATAAAAGGAACAAGTGGGTTGTGATCGTTGAATTTTGGTTTTCTATTTCTCCCTACCGGCCACAAATTCAAAAAACTGCGAAATGGTGTGGCTAGATCCTTATATGACTAATTTATAGGGCTATCACGACGCTGTCAAGCGGCAtccgttttttgtttactttctcGTCCACAGATCACGGACTTGTGAGTTGAAATCTTGTCTTTTCTTGCGAAAAAATCCTTGAGATTGTTAGTAGCCTTTTTACTAGACATACAATTAGTACTTAAGCAACAGATCCATAGTATGCCATGGCATGTACCAGCTGCGAGGTATGCCTATCGCTGTCCAAGGAAGCGTACTTGGATATTTTCGCTGAAGAGAACTCCGACAAACAGATTGCCCTGATCA
This sequence is a window from Anopheles darlingi chromosome 3, idAnoDarlMG_H_01, whole genome shotgun sequence. Protein-coding genes within it:
- the LOC125955289 gene encoding zinc finger protein 184-like, yielding MMALIKEELLIQDGVDCKIQKLEIPVTTETPPPVCSVCLAEHKSAMHDATGTDLECVVRQHLRLEGTEFKLTIICQRCRGTLEAFHEFYLMVTEAHRNLLTKLEISKEEPKSIIVIGTPEPDEDNALLSTEFIAIKQGLGREEDKDLELLSEEEWPVEPSGNAAATVKKKKDVKKHVTGSERRSVRNRQPLAGTTIDKTTIDQELLEFYKRLVCEICDLDGMAIGEAPIEYATLKELNRHMRRTHGHGEGSVKCPLCEKKFRTRAKLLAHKDMHLNPDQYRCKLCSEVHQNIEEHMQNKHQERTFCCDTCGKRFPFQTRLNAHVRKMHTVKDIICEQCNKAFSKYTIEDHKRSVHGTGFICEHCPRSFKSRFQLENHMEEHRVDESGVRPAKATCTICGIVVRNKYNLTTHMKRMHTEQKPARCESCGKVFKSKHNLDAHRANVCTDRNFPCTICNKRFKKKIKLKEHMTTHTRSALYQCPYCPLTFSFETQLYTHRKQAHYAEWLELQRKRKEGERFRVKRITD
- the LOC125955306 gene encoding 28S ribosomal protein S22, mitochondrial: MMWKVFREARLICGLVRANTVTGVPAATRLFCSAGTGGGEPFLAYEKDPGPAFMREDVQQLLKSLTRLELDKVFRKRSVKDNTVEYRFMTDDQLRQELVQSINRAQQMLQMPPVVQAQEDTCRIVSKDAALKELSPAKFVFTDITYGLKNNQRSIVVRHPDGTLQEAPYEMRKRLNQIYFPLNGRSIHTPPMFQDPYLQQLLESGRYEFVLDRACVQYEPYEQEYHHLTARVYHHVNESRAFDALRSTRHFGPFVFFLAWHKLIDDLLLDMLKKDYLRNGVELIALLSTLHGNEQQLSVDAEVKALVLEPEMPALFETQEKSIEQLEQDQQFLAVIERYVSAYGTKKVQLNLAIQAYRELANDKLELARGIKRMHGES
- the LOC125955717 gene encoding uncharacterized protein LOC125955717, which produces MEAEVQQQQPQDVYIHHHHPTTAIIDDRQECEVCLTYRVGDILLDIFEPREDSDKETTYLVWKHVGLQFTQCARKQFICYDCWKALQEFNRFYMMVQDVHTKRAEQLATMKQEPVEESPEEQQQIQHHYQQPLSAEPVENGVNGSEYVAHCASGAPVAMAECYAPPPSSSLATAGLSEPQNGVKEEFCQPRAGGSSELLLNNGIMATGDEMQAGRAAGSAGMVELPEGSGLVQRAGPGGVPGTPSRKRKNQDMDDEILDFYKQLVCDVCDDRTEYGTMKELNQHMRLAHGEDSGRVGCPQCGKQFRTRVKLLEHKQMHDHHPATPTVGGETDAEKLQSAQMDQEILEFYKRIVCDVCDGGAGNGGSSTPCTLYSTVRELNHHMRLVHGQQAGTVKCPLCEKKIRTRPKLLEHKRMHLPGTFVTEDDPSGANRPLDFGSAGSGGGGGGVGGGGGGGGGSGAELSEEQSFDMEIFDFYKPIVCEICDSERLMVSGEGGGGGTVDAEYRTLRQLNQHMRTSHGQESGTIKCKLCSKKFRTRVKLIEHKEMHQNPDRFRCTVCQEVHQNLEEHMQNKHQDWAFSCEECGKRFPFKSRLTAHMGKVHQKKDIICEECNKPFTKLTIEKHKRAVHGAILMCENCPKTFKTRASLERHMEGHNGAGDQLLQQQQQEQHQQQQQQQQQHQHQQQHPQQQQSQPQQQGSTTPMVVAASAGTVSVAGTVSCTLCNSVLKDEYNLKTHMKRIHAEQTPSTCKTCGKTFKSKHSLYTHISNVCTTRQFPCTICAKQFKKRTKLKQHMTAAHGRTHRNLLTKLEISKEEPKSIIVIGTPEPDEDNALLSTEFIAIKQGLGREEDKDLELLSEEEWPVEPSDKTTIDQELLEFYKRLVCEICDLDGMAIGEAPIEYATLKELNRHMRRTHGHGEGSVKCPLCEKKFRTRAKLLAHKDMHLNPDQYRCKLCSEVHQNIEEHMQNKHQERTFCCDTCGKRFPFQTRLNAHVRKMHTVKDIICEQCNKAFSKYTIEDHKRSVHGTGFICEHCPRSFKSRFQLENHMEEHRVDESGVRPAKATCTICGIVVRNKYNLTTHMKRMHTEQKPARCESCGKVFKSKHNLDAHRANVCTDRNFPCTICNKRFKKKIKLKEHMTTHTRSALYQCPYCPLTFSFETQLYTHRKQAHYAEWLELQRKRKEVSDKSFRKRDEQGGRNVVKLLSLHLHFVITDFCEVCLSLSKEAYLDIFAEENSDKQIALIISKYLWFEVVPVSVEGARFICSSCWLSLEQFHEFYTEVQRAQASATVHSTAAATSAEDKTECIVEESTTSKDHPEFYEVKVEPTDNIQEGVNEEEAHCTDKPLACVFVKCEGLVAPDPTAQSDNEEEILLEQQQQQTEEEQSVSESSEDCSTAGEGTSKRKRKRTRKSDPSQDSKTRKVEDQQKEDEELLRFYKRIVCETCDNQRMMAGESQIDYGTWRGLLRHTKECHGHDKIYVKCPVCEIKLRTKFNLQQHMDMHENPEKYRCKLCSEVHQNMKEHMQNKHQERQFCCDVCGKKFPFKKRLTVHIKKMHVEKDIICDQCQKPFTRYTIEDHRRSVHTARFVCEHCPKTFNSRFRLRQHMEEHDESLRNSTSVPCTVCGQVMRDKYILSRHVKLMHTVQPAFRRKNKLKEHMSTHTGKPLYMCSFCPETFRQDTHLYYHRKNAHYEQWLQMQQQRKEGEILNKDKAAHHTKSSQLRQLDPGAAMECQVCYRTNEAEYLDIYAKEHIDKHIATLIAQHLCFEILPSGDTTPHICIKCWTALDEFHRFYSDIEIVRRARTDDENNKQKVESPSSACQDEPTYNTEFLEIKDEPLEEEEDGDEPFDLGAVDKEEPPDMEHSDGFVDEEQDDNDDDCDDDDDDDDGEDATSSNDRKLSKTELRAARKKKELARTRGKSDETETKRKVVTESVPTMDDGELLEFYKRIVCEMCDNQRMMRGEPLIDFGSWTALLRHSKEVHGHYKIFVQCPICGGKLRTKVTLWQHMDMHKHPDKYRCQVCSEVHQNMKEHMQNKHEERQYSCDLCGSKFPFKKRLVVHMKKMHAEKDVQCDQCQKSFTKYTIEDHRRSVHMARFVCEHCPKTFKIRFRLLKHMQEHDKSLRVATSVPCHICGQVMGDKYILSQHIKHMHAEQQSVNCDTCGKTFKNKRNLTVHLANVCMKLARMHPCSICDKQFRNLNRLKDHMATCTPV